In Leptolyngbya sp. 'hensonii', the following are encoded in one genomic region:
- a CDS encoding DUF29 family protein → MPALNLYEADFYAWTQEQAMVLRSKQQLLLQPD, encoded by the coding sequence ATGCCTGCACTCAATCTTTACGAAGCTGATTTCTATGCCTGGACACAAGAACAGGCCATGGTGCTCCGCAGTAAACAGCAGTTATTGCTACAGCCTGACTGA